The Coffea arabica cultivar ET-39 chromosome 4e, Coffea Arabica ET-39 HiFi, whole genome shotgun sequence genome includes a window with the following:
- the LOC140005455 gene encoding uncharacterized protein encodes MIKTLKGDHHCGRDYSNRHTTSTYLSHKFQTKVRDDPGYSIPGMVNETRRLFMLDISKKKTARTKQKALEALRGNDMEQYYRLWDYVVTVKNSNPDSHISLQIDRRNIEERATFQRIYYGLGALKNGFLQGCRPIIGLNGCFLKSPFGGQLLTALGRDANENMFPISFAVVEVENYDSWGWFLWELISQIGRGNKGVAYTFISDRQKGLVHAIEELFPESEHRFCLKHMFENFKQRFKDQDLRDLFWEVAAAASRPEHETALSNLERADPQEGDKLTAAGWIKRLPPKL; translated from the coding sequence ATGATCAAGACTCTTAAGGGAGATCACCATTGTGGCAGGGATTACAGCAATCGACATACCACCTCAACATATCTGAGTCATAAATTTCAAACCAAAGTGAGAGATGATCCTGGGTATAGTATTCCTGGCATGGTGAATGAGACAAGAAGATTGTTCATGCTAGacattagtaaaaaaaaaactgccaGGACAAAGCAAAAAGCATTAGAGGCACTCAGGGGCAATGACATGGAGCAATACTACAGACTTTGGGATTATGTAGTTACTGTAAAAAATTCCAATCCTGATAGTCATATTTCATTGCAAATTGATAGGCGAAATATTGAGGAAAGGGCTACATTTCAGAGGATATATTATGGTTTAGGTGCGTTGAAAAATGGTTTCCTACAAGGATGTAGACCTATCATAGGTCTAAATGGCTGCTTCCTCAAGAGTCCCTTTGGAGGTCAGCTGCTTACAGCCTTGGGTAGGGATGCCAATGAAAATATGTTCCCTATTTCCTTTGCTGTTGTTGAGGTTGAGAATTACGACagttggggttggtttttgtgGGAATTAATCAGCCAAATTGGAAGAGGAAACAAAGGAGTGGCTTACACTTTCATCTCAGATAGACAAAAGGGTCTTGTCCATGCAATTGAAGAATTATTTCCTGAATCAGAGCACAGATTCTGTTTGAAACATATGTTCGAGAACTTCAAACAAAGATTCAAGGATCAAGACCTTAGAGATCTGTTTTGGGAGGTAGCTGCAGCAGCAAGCAGGCCGGAGCATGAAACTGCCCTTTCAAATCTTGAGAGGGCTGACCCACAGGAAGGTGACAAGCTAACAGCTGCGGGATGGATCAAACGGTTGCCTCCAAAATTATAG
- the LOC113741393 gene encoding norfluorocurarine oxidase — MAFSFDLLFFSVSSVVFLLALLKWFYAASKPQKKLPPSPPKLPIIGNLHQLGLLPHRSLQSLSRKYGPLMLLHFGSKPVLVASSADAASQIMKTHDLVFSNRPKSSIKDRLFYGSKDVGFTPYGEYWRQAKSICVLHLLSNKRVQSYQYVREEETSLMIEKISQMCSSSPVNLTEIFVTLANDIICRVALGRKYSEEEKGRKIMETFMVFVELLGVFDVGDYIPWLSWVNRFNGLDLKVEKFAKLIDEFLEGVIEEHINKRKGEAENDHSVEARCLDFVDILIEVNKESTIGFALGRDDMKAIILNMLVDGTDTTESVVEWAMSELLKKPITLQKLQAEVREVTQGKPEITQDDLEKMRYLKAVIKETLRFHVPVPLLVPRESTQDIKIMGCDIPAGTLVLVNASAIARDPLLWENPEEFQPERFLNSNIDFRGFNFELIPFGAGRRVCPGINFAISVNELALAKLVNKFNFALPDGIKPEDLDMTEAAGITVHRKHPLHAIATPYLC; from the exons ATGGCGTTCTCTTTTgatcttttatttttctcagTTTCCTCAGTTGTATTCCTTCTAGCCCTTTTGAAATGGTTCTATGCTGCTTCTAAACCCCAAAAAAAGCTACCACCATCTCCACCAAAGCTCCCAATAATTGGAAATCTTCACCAGCTTGGCTTGCTTCCGCACAGATCCCTCCAGTCATTGTCAAGAAAATATGGCCCACTCATGCTACTTCATTTTGGAAGCAAGCCAGTGCTGGTAGCCTCTTCCGCTGATGCAGCTAGCCAGATCATGAAAACCCATGATCTGGTTTTTTCAAACAGGCCTAAATCGAGCATTAAAGATAGACTATTCTACGGAAGTAAGGACGTAGGATTTACACCGTATGGTGAGTATTGGAGACAAGCCAAAAGCATTTGTGTGCTGCATCTTTTGAGTAACAAAAGGGTTCAGTCATATCAGTATGTTAGAGAAGAAGAGACATCACTCATGATCGAAAAGATCAGCCAGATGTGTTCTTCTTCACCTGTAAACTTAACTGAAATATTTGTAACTCTCGCAAATGATATAATTTGTAGGGTTGCCCTGGGGAGGAAGTAtagtgaggaagaaaaaggaaggaaaattatGGAAACTTTTATGGTTTTTGTTGAGTTACTGGGTGTTTTTGATGTAGGAGACTACATTCCTTGGCTTTCATGGGTTAATCGTTTCAATGGTTTGGACTTGAAAGTGGAGAAATTTGCTAAACtgattgatgaatttcttgaggGTGTAATAGAAGAGCACATAAATAAGAGGAAAGGTGAGGCTGAAAATGACCATTCCGTTGAGGCAAGATGCCTAGACTTTGTGGACATTCTGATCGAGGTTAATAAGGAAAGCACTATCGGCTTTGCTCTTGGCCGTGATGATATGAAAGCTATCATCCTG AACATGCTTGTCGATGGAACTGACACAACAGAGTCAGTTGTGGAATGGGCAATGTCAGAACTTCTAAAGAAACCTATAACCTTGCAGAAATTACAGGCTGAGGTAAGAGAAGTGACCCAGGGAAAACCAGAAATAACTCAAGATGATTTGGAGAAGATGAGATACTTAAAAGCAGTGATTAAAGAAACTCTACGATTTCATGTTCCTGTTCCATTACTGGTTCCTCGAGAATCAACTCAAGACATCAAAATAATGGGGTGTGATATACCAGCAGGCACACTAGTGTTGGTGAATGCTAGTGCAATTGCAAGAGACCCCCTGTTGTGGGAGAACCCTGAGGAATTTCAACCTGAGAGGTTTCTGAATTCCAATATAGATTTTCGAGGTTTTAACTTTGAGTTAATTCCTTTTGGTGCCGGACGAAGGGTTTGCCCGGGTATCAACTTCGCCATATCCGTAAATGaacttgcattggcaaaattGGTCAACAAATTTAATTTTGCGTTGCCTGATGGAATCAAGCCTGAGGATCTGGACATGACTGAAGCAGCTGGTATCACAGTTCACAGAAAACATCCTCTACATGCTATTGCCACCCCATATCTTTGTTAA